A single region of the Eremothecium gossypii ATCC 10895 chromosome V, complete sequence genome encodes:
- the CEF1 gene encoding Cef1p (Syntenic homolog of Saccharomyces cerevisiae YMR213W (CEF1)), with amino-acid sequence MPAVPIYVKGGVWSTVEDEILRAAVQRYGTHAWNKVASLLPRKSGKQCRARWEESVRPTRQGAWTAAEDATLAALARGGPQWRSVGAALGRPAAACAARWAELTGDQAVAGPAAGERIPGAEGLPAVPEEDEREMVAEARARLASTQGKKAARRARERQVEESRRVARLQKRRALLQAGVNSALPLPRAVRGQLDPNADVLYELAPAEGVFETANEAARDRAAREAYERQIEARGKRTARKQSRAPARAPATEQPALQVRRAIPRPPLELPVPEALLKNSAAPTAAVRRALARLWQGLPAAKNDFDVAPESEDEQPSGSADAAVQSTDMEVLLPWEPPLRQDLPPPPPPPPGLLAEHYRALAAAAAGGPACYDTPDVLRQREAIERALAAEPSPAMLHPQCELPRLPSLDALRAAAQPRPQRRLAAHAATDAGSRLLAYELLPDLATKQREYYVRYTAYELERTAVATRVRRLTAGR; translated from the coding sequence ATGCCAGCAGTACCGATCTACGTCAAAGGCGGGGTATGGAGCACTGTGGAAGACGAGATTCTTCGCGCAGCGGTACAGCGGTACGGGACGCACGCGTGGAACAAAGTTGCGTCGCTCTTGCCTCGTAAGAGCGGCAAGCAGTGCCGCGCACGGTGGGAGGAGAGCGTGCGGCCGACTCGCCAGGGCGCGTGGACAGCGGCAGAAGACGCCAcgctggcggcgctggcgcgcggcgggccaCAGTGGCGGAGTGTGGGTGCGGCGCTGGGACGGCCCGCGGCAGCGTGCGCGGCGCGATGGGCGGAGCTGACCGGAGACCAGGCGGTGGCGGGGCCCGCGGCTGGTGAGCGGATCCCGGGCGCGGAGGGGCTGCCTGCGGTAccggaggaggacgagcgGGAGATGGTGGCGGAGGCACGGGCGCGGCTGGCGAGTACGCAGGGCAAGAAGGCGgcgcgccgggcgcgcGAGCGGCAGGTGGAAGAGAGCCGGCGCGTGGCCAGACTACAGAagcggcgcgcgctgctgcaggcaggcgtgaacagcgcgctgccgctgccgcgcgcggTTCGCGGGCAGCTGGACCCCAACGCGGACGTGCTGTACGAGCTGGCGCCAGCGGAGGGTGTGTTTGAGACCGCAAATGAAGCCGCGCGCGACCGTGCGGCGCGCGAGGCCTACGAGCGCCAGATCGAGGCCCGCGGCAAGCGTACAGCAAGAAAACAGTCGCGGGCGCCTGCGCGGGCGCCCGCGACTGAGCAGCCAGCGCTGCAGGTGCGCCGGGCGATCCCGCGGCCGCCACTTGAGCTTCCTGTGCCGGAAgcgctgctgaagaacTCCGCGGCACCAACGGCGGCTGTGCGCAGAGCCTTGGCGCGCCTGTGGCAGGGGCTACCGGCCGCCAAAAACGACTTTGATGTGGCGCCCGAGAGCGAGGACGAGCAGCCGTCGGGCAGTGCAGACGCGGCGGTGCAGTCGACTGATATGGAGGTGTTGCTGCCGTGGGAGCCGCCGCTGCGACAGGACCTccccccgccgccgcctccgccgcccgGGCTACTCGCCGAGCACTACCGCGCTCTTGCTGCGGCCGCAGCGGGTGGACCGGCCTGCTACGACACACCAGATGTCCTGCGCCAACGCGAGGCGATTGAACGCGCCCTCGCTGCAGAACCCTCCCCCGCTATGTTGCACCCGCAGTGCGAACTTCCGCGGCTACCTTCGCTTGACGCTTTGCGTGCCGCCGCACAGCCGCGCCCACAGCGTCGTCTCGCAGCACACGCAGCAACGGACGCTGGCTCGCGCCTGCTGGCAtacgagctgctgccggaCCTGGCAACCAAGCAGCGCGAATACTACGTGCGCTACACAGCATACGAACTCGAGCGCACAGCGGTAGCGACTCGTGTCCGGCGCCTGACTGCCGGACGGTAG
- the CAF20 gene encoding Caf20p (Syntenic homolog of Saccharomyces cerevisiae YOR276W (CAF20)) produces the protein MAKYTEEELLQLKPTYDVAVNFDVDAFKAMIAEVAEHHEIADLFHQKARRRSSHHHGVKPKIKAHKPRITTDDDGWCTSTRKTSVVAVGDDGEPSPAFVAQETLRVKPNNKNIASSRPADTRDIVADKPTMSFNAFAALESDDEDQF, from the coding sequence ATGGCCAAGTACACCGAGGAGGAACTACTGCAATTGAAGCCAACATACGATGTGGCGGTTAACTTCGATGTGGACGCATTCAAGGCTATGATTGCCGAAGTTGCGGAGCACCACGAAATCGCTGACTTGTTCCATCAAAAAGCGCGCCGTAGGTCATCACATCACCACGGCGTCAAGCCCAAGATCAAGGCCCACAAGCCACGCATCACTACGGACGATGATGGTTGGTGCACGTCTACCAGAAAGACGTCCGTTGTAGCGGTCGGAGACGATGGCGAACCGTCGCCTGCATTCGTGGCGCAGGAGACGCTGCGCGTGAAGCCGAATAATAAGAATATTGCGTCGTCCAGACCTGCGGATACGCGCGACATCGTGGCTGATAAGCCTACGATGTCTTTTAACGCGTTTGCAGCTCTGGAGagcgacgacgaggaccAATTCTAG
- the SKY1 gene encoding serine/threonine protein kinase SKY1 (Syntenic homolog of Saccharomyces cerevisiae YMR216C (SKY1)) yields MGSSMNFPSGYVNKHTLQRTKSSGPTIFQKESVAAKSAGSTKSKLSLALQTQGQRQGEDEAAGPEDQQGDGEEDEDYSSCDEKNEESAGDYRPGGYHPAYKGEIYKDGRYTLVRKLGWGHFSTVWLARDNVTGSHVAMKIVRSDRVYTEAALDEVKLLHKVRSTNLAEQACGGATESAEGPARPVSRSGAHYILNLLDDFVHKGDNGEHIVMVFEVLGENLLALIKKYEHRGIPIVYVKQIAKQLLLGLDYMHRKCGIIHTDIKPENVLMEIGDVEGIVRMMEQLDKQKRELRKLQRRASRSVFDSPPVRENTSCTGSISNSITETSTSRRARRHTLITGSQPLPSPLSSNNFMELKTQLMGQPMGTISRQPSMSGRSFSLQTLGGATTTLGSSVQKPAESDHDISNSFSSMEIEDHGNSSGNTEVGQVIQIKIADLGNACWYDEHFTNAIQTREYRSPEVLLGCPWGCSADIWSTACLIFELLTGDFLFEPNQGHSYTKDDDHIAQIIELLGNIPSYLFDHGKYVKNFFFSDGKLRNIKKLRFWPLKDVLIEKYGFETSAAEEVSGFLLPMLEMDPRKRADAGGMVNHPWLSDTVGMETVTASDRVLYASGADIPGWFKEDSRHG; encoded by the coding sequence ATGGGGTCTTCGATGAACTTCCCGTCTGGGTATGTGAACAAGCACACGCTGCAGCGGACGAAGTCCAGCGGCCCGACGATATTCCAGAAGGAGTCTGTGGCGGCGAAAAGCGCGGGGAGCACGAAATCGAAGCTGTCCTTGGCGCTGCAGACGCAGGGCCAGAGACAGGGCGAGGACGAAGCTGCTGGGCCGGAGGACCAGCAGGGCGATGGCGAGGAGGATGAGGACTACTCTTCGTGCGATGAAAAGAACGAGGAGAGCGCCGGGGATTACCGCCCCGGGGGGTATCACCCAGCGTACAAGGGTGAGATCTACAAGGACGGGCGCTACACCCTGGTGCGGAAACTGGGCTGGGGCCACTTCTCGACCGTGTGGCTGGCGAGGGACAACGTGACGGGCAGCCACGTCGCCATGAAGATTGTGCGCAGCGACCGCGTGTATACCGAGGCGGCCCTGGACGAGgtgaagctgctgcacaAGGTCCGCAGCACGAACCTGGCAGAGCAGGCCTGCGGTGGTGCCACTGAAAGCGCCGAGGGTCCTGCGAGGCCGGTTTCCCGCTCAGGCGCCCACTATATTCTTAATTTATTAGATGACTTTGTCCACAAGGGTGACAATGGCGAACATATTGTGATGGTTTTCGAAGTTTTGGGCGAGAATTTATTGGCTCTTATTAAAAAGTACGAGCACAGGGGTATACCAATTGTATATGTAAAGCAAATTGCTAAGCAATTGCTTTTGGGTCTAGATTACATGCATAGGAAGTGTGGGATAATCCATACAGACATCAAACCGGAGAATGTTTTGATGGAGATTGGCGATGTTGAAGGTATAGTGCGGATGATGGAGCAGTTAGACAAGCAGAAGCGCGAGCTGCGCAAACTACAACGGCGCGCTTCGCGGTCCGTATTTGATTCTCCGCCAGTTCGTGAGAACACTTCCTGCACCGGTAGCATTAGCAACAGCATTACCGAAACTTCGACTTCGCGCAGAGCGAGGCGGCATACGCTCATTACCGGCTCTCAGCCTCTGCCCTCCCCGTTGTCTTCTAACAATTTTATGGAGCTGAAGACACAGCTCATGGGACAACCCATGGGCACAATTAGTCGGCAGCCATCTATGTCAGGCAGGTCTTTTTCTTTGCAAACTCTGGGCGGCGCAACCACCACACTCGGCTCCTCTGTACAGAAGCCGGCCGAATCGGACCACGATATTTCCAACTCATTCTCTTCCATGGAAATTGAGGACCACGGGAACTCTAGTGGTAACACTGAGGTTGGCCAGGTTATCCAAATAAAGATTGCCGACTTGGGCAATGCCTGTTGGTACGATGAGCACTTCACCAACGCCATCCAAACACGTGAATACAGGTCCCCGGAAGTCTTATTGGGATGCCCCTGGGGCTGCAGCGCCGACATCTGGTCCACTGCATGCTTGATCTTTGAGCTCTTGACTGGCGATTTCTTATTTGAGCCAAACCAAGGACATTCATACACAAAAGACGATGATCACATTGCTCAAATAATTGAACTACTCGGGAACATACCATCCTACCTGTTTGATCATGGTAAATATGTGAAAaacttcttcttctctGATGGTAAACTAAGAAATATCAAGAAGCTTCGGTTCTGGCCATTGAAGGATGTTCTCATCGAGAAGTACGGTTTTGAAACGTCTGCCGCGGAAGAAGTATCTGGATTTTTGCTGCCTATGTTAGAAATGGACCCTAGAAAGAGGGCAGACGCTGGAGGTATGGTGAATCATCCCTGGTTATCCGATACTGTCGGTATGGAAACCGTTACTGCTAGTGATCGGGTATTGTATGCAAGTGGTGCTGACATCCCAGGCTGGTTTAAGGAGGACAGTCGCCATGGTTGA
- the SCJ1 gene encoding Scj1p (Syntenic homolog of Saccharomyces cerevisiae YMR214W (SCJ1)) yields MARIGLLLALWALPLLALAQDYYAILGVDREATEKDIKSAYRQLSKKYHPDKNPGDTTAHHNFIEVGEAYEALSDPEKRRIYDQYGAEALKNGGGAEGGHGGFHDPFDIFEQMFGGGARFGGGQRRRQRSQSLQVQEELTLRQYYHGTAVEFTLSLNDHCDHCGATGSEDGKVERCTQCSGRGVIVQVVRQGFMTQQFQQVCPRCEGRGESITKKCKVCQGHKVIKKNKSFRVEVPPGAPRDFVAVQQGEAEKVPDMDPGDIYVKVSENTRDNMGYRRQGANLFRTEVLSLKEALHGDWKRELEFLDPSKKVPLSRKKGQTVQHGEVERVPGFGMPLPDSAGFGDLYVDYVVILPGTFDSRIMDEL; encoded by the coding sequence ATGGCTCGGATCGGACTACTGCTGGCGCTCTGGGCGCTGCCGCTTCTTGCATTGGCACAGGACTACTACGCAATTCTGGGAGTCGATAGGGAGGCGACGGAAAAGGATATCAAGTCGGCGTATCGTCAGCTTTCGAAGAAGTACCACCCGGACAAGAACCCAGGCGACACGACGGCGCACCATAACTTCATCGAAGTTGGAGAGGCTTATGAGGCACTCAGCGATCCGGAGAAACGGCGGATCTACGACCAGTACGGAGCCGAAGCGCTAAAGAACGGCGGTGGCGCTGAAGGTGGGCACGGCGGGTTCCATGATCCGTTTGACATCTTCGAGCAGATGTTTGGCGGGGGTGCGCGCTTCGGCGGCGGTCAGCGTCGCCGCCAGCGAAGCCAGAGTCTGCAGGTGCAGGAGGAGCTCACGCTACGGCAATACTACCATGGCACAGCTGTCGAATTCACGCTTTCGCTGAACGATCATTGCGACCATTGTGGAGCTACCGGTTCTGAAGACGGCAAGGTGGAGCGCTGCACGCAGTGCTCGGGTCGCGGTGTAATCGTTCAGGTCGTGCGCCAGGGCTTCATGACACAACAGTTTCAGCAAGTGTGCCCACGCTGCGAGGGCCGCGGCGAAAGCATCACCAAGAAGTGCAAGGTATGCCAAGGTCATAAAGTCATCAAAAAGAACAAGTCCTTCCGCGTAGAGGTACCGCCTGGTGCGCCACGCGACTTTGTCGCAGTGCAGCAGGGCGAGGCAGAGAAGGTGCCAGACATGGACCCCGGTGATATATACGTTAAGGTCTCTGAGAACACGCGGGACAATATGGGCTATCGCAGACAGGGCGCCAACCTCTTCCGTACCGAGGTGCTAAGCCTCAAAGAAGCGTTGCATGGGGACTGGAAGCGTGAGCTCGAGTTCCTCGACCCCTCCAAGAAAGTTCCGCTCTCGAGGAAAAAGGGTCAAACCGTCCAGCACGGCGAGGTGGAACGCGTGCCAGGCTTTGGCATGCCACTCCCCGACAGCGCCGGCTTCGGAGACCTCTATGTGGACTATGTTGTAATCCTTCCGGGTACTTTTGACTCGCGTATAATGGACGAGTTGTAG
- the GAS3 gene encoding putative 1,3-beta-glucanosyltransferase (Syntenic homolog of Saccharomyces cerevisiae YMR215W (GAS3)) yields the protein MVSVRTAALVTLLGQYAQAILPIHLKGDRFIRPASPTSEADDNNAFFVIGIDYQPGGSSAYDGRNGRDVLSDEELCARDAAVFQQLGVNTIRIYSLNPDLNHDKCMTILNNAGIYVILDVNSGNYGESLNRADPSGSYNEDYLRRVFKFIDAFKNYPNVLGFFAGNEIINDERNYAEINPQYIRAVQRDIKQYIEKHANRKIPVGYSAAQVLELQKPTLNYLQCNSKDGTTEDEDLEDSRSDFFGLNTYKWCSSSHNWQTSGYAEMNQTYADTIIPLIFSEYGCNQRTPRTFEETTDGLYGGLTHSFSGGLIYEYSNEGNNYGLVEIEHNGNIRYRKDFEHLQQRYRSLKIPQIKESLLEDKLFICSDEKVGDKRFGTKDFKIPEQPKGIADMIKDGAKGSNTGSILSNYAGPTTFRYTIYDSDNKVVPATVSYDPANFQNSLGTVVSVSAPSSTQSEPASSSKNAAALPTYLAKCGISLLLVSLASLL from the coding sequence ATGGTTTCTGTGCGGACAGCAGCCCTAGTGACACTTTTAGGGCAATATGCACAGGCGATTCTCCCCATACATTTGAAAGGCGACAGGTTCATTAGACCAGCGTCGCCCACCAGTGAGGCCGACGACAACAATGCTTTCTTTGTGATTGGTATTGATTACCAGCCAGGCGGGTCGTCGGCGTACGACGGACGGAATGGCAGGGACGTTCTGTCGGACGAGGAACTGTGTGCGCGGGATGCTGCAGTTTTCCAACAGCTCGGAGTCAACACAATCCGGATATACAGTCTAAACCCTGATTTGAACCATGACAAATGCATGACGATCCTCAATAATGCTGGTATTTACGTTATTTTGGATGTTAACAGCGGCAACTACGGCGAGTCACTAAACCGCGCTGATCCCTCGGGATCTTACAATGAAGACTATTTGCGTCGCGTTTTTAAATTCATTGACGCCTTCAAGAATTATCCAAACGTGCTAGGATTCTTTGCAGGGAACGAGATTATTAACGATGAGAGAAACTATGCTGAAATCAACCCACAGTATATTCGAGCGGTTCAGCGCGACATCAAACAGTATATAGAAAAGCATGCGAACAGGAAAATCCCAGTTGGATACTCTGCAGCGCAAGTTTTGGAGTTACAAAAGCCAACCCTAAATTATTTGCAATGTAATTCCAAGGACGGCACGACAGAAGACGAAGATTTGGAAGATTCTCGTTCGGACTTTTTTGGCTTGAATACCTACAAATGGTGttcttccagccataatTGGCAGACATCTGGCTATGCGGAGATGAATCAGACATACGCTGACACGATTATTCCGCTGATCTTCTCCGAGTATGGTTGTAATCAGAGGACTCCGCGGACCTTTGAGGAGACCACTGATGGCTTATACGGGGGGTTGACTCACAGCTTCTCTGGTGGACTTATCTACGAGTATTCGAATGAAGGTAACAACTATGGTTTGGTTGAAATTGAACATAACGGTAACATACGCTATCGCAAGGATTTTGAACATCTCCAACAGCGCTACCGCTCGCTTAAGATCCCTCAGATCAAAGAAAGCTTACTAGAGGATAAACTATTTATATGTTCTGATGAAAAGGTGGGCGACAAGAGGTTTGGTACCAAGGACTTCAAGATTCCAGAGCAGCCTAAGGGCATCGCAGATATGATCAAAGATGGCGCAAAGGGATCAAACACGGGGTCCATTTTATCCAATTACGCTGGACCTACCACTTTTCGTTACACTATTTACGATAGTGACAACAAAGTTGTACCTGCCACTGTTAGCTACGATCCAGCAAACTTTCAAAACAGCTTGGGGACTGTGGTTTCAGTTTCTGCGCCTTCTTCCACGCAATCTGAGCCGGCCTCATCATCTAAGAATGCGGCTGCTCTTCCAACCTACTTGGCTAAATGTGGTATTTCTTTGCTTTTGGTTTCACTTGCATCACTTTTGTGA
- a CDS encoding RNA-binding protein (NOHBY528; No homolog in Saccharomyces cerevisiae; Syntenic homolog of Kluyveromyces lactis KLLA0C07194g) — protein sequence MGTSNTVHVSGFPAETRARDMAPDFEAVGKIVRIDIPPMRPFQDRPFAFVKFETHEECVRAVEELDGRPFTPDTRFTYHVQVARSRPYAPYAPRNGRGAPGGYREAAYRGRDVRDQDPRDYRVGLLARGRDDDFRFREPREYRDREPPRAYETAPPPPRDEDYAPSPALERAASPPAAAPPRSPVSPPPPAPSPPRSPAPPSPHSPPAPPPAAEPAHE from the coding sequence ATGGGCACCAGCAACACGGTGCATGTATCTGGGTTTCCGGCAGAGACCCGGGCCAGGGATATGGCACCGGACTTCGAGGCCGTCGGGAAGATCGTGCGGATTGACATCCCACCTATGCGGCCTTTCCAGGACCGGCCGTTCGCGTTCGTCAAGTTCGAGACACACGAAGAGTGCGTGCGCGCGGTCGAGGAGCTAGACGGTAGACCGTTCACGCCGGACACACGGTTCACATACCACGTGCAGGTGGCGCGGTCGCGGCCGTACGCGCCGTACGCGCCACGCAacgggcgcggcgcgccggGCGGCTACCGCGAGGCCGCGTACCGCGGGCGCGACGTGCGCGACCAAGACCCGCGCGACTACCGCGTGGGGCTTCtggcgcgcgggcgcgacGACGACTTCCGGTTCCGCGAGCCGCGTGAGTACCGCGACCGCgagccgccgcgcgcctACGAAACcgcgcctccgccgccgcgcgaCGAGGACTACGCGCCGTCGCCGGCGCTCGAGCGCGCTGCTTCGCCGCCTGCCGCGGCCCCTCCTCGCTCGCCGGTgtccccgccgccgcccgcgccgtccccgccgcgctcgccggccccgccgtccccgcactcgccgcccgcgccgccaccCGCCGCAGAGCCCGCTCACGAATGA
- the EFR3 gene encoding Efr3p (Syntenic homolog of Saccharomyces cerevisiae YMR212C (EFR3)): MGLLFTPKHQKLVNQCYPTGRTPDKKPKSSETSYLLYYVNSRRTKLEKVSAYLVKRTAADLAHRRIGNVMVTLELAEKIVTSCKENLNVFVKEFLDIMIKTLSNNNFNLDVCVVEAAEAVFSSICQHLDGVLCNSDLEFTQMYRSFVDVYCQVVTERLHNDELLMKGCLDISKTANLAGNPGVSSLISRGVELTLAKFQEVQPRFQGESLQVDLHSSEKRLSRSQTHLTAAEESRVLGGYPEQALQSYFSTTETDKLSIAIRALIKRLLEVPNKELLQYIANTIPVQLRYILVLVFTHALNQEDEHAVVLLKLMTTLLVSDVSIIGLSVLDLLRKIINFQLASATSPQVTEACTNTISALNRKTYYKDQPIDMISELLLKLKEHPGQREKDILISDLQAVLQTVGQPFMTLELFLELAPYVPDRLELFSLVTDKLPGGFVMNKFFLFLVALESPGEQEKLLDDAFAKYKNFTLLSGLIYFLEEGNTPSNLYYCYHTKAARFLEFDDYHSQAQYKRQEREIFTRNDLVNYYSDPGCNRYAEKGLRILISQNTRVSTTDLTETPPEGELQIPDIPLPPTPPTPQQHRMFLNSDASVKSLDKMKSPKVSDLKRAARGIRVAPSHSSLRASQSVKSRVTNITFLLNELNNESQETGIYDPEEEEVVGLEKTDLARSISAKVSPAIAYSSKRFGNLTSSLDLELQEDAFQDASGEIEASSAFRGKLFSS, from the coding sequence ATGGGCCTATTGTTCACGCCAAAGCATCAGAAACTGGTAAACCAGTGCTATCCGACCGGTAGGACGCCCGACAAGAAACCCAAGTCGTCCGAAACGTCGTACCTGCTATACTATGTGAACTCGCGGCGCACGAAGCTGGAGAAGGTTAGCGCATACCTGGTGAAGCGGACGGCAGCGGACCTGGCGCACCGGCGAATTGGCAACGTGATGGTGACGCTGGAGCTGGCTGAAAAGATAGTGACGAGCTGCAAAGAGAACCTGAATGTGTTTGTGAAGGAGTTCCTAGACATCATGATCAAGACACTGAGCAACAACAACTTCAATCTGGATGTATGCGTGGtggaggcggcggaggcAGTGTTCAGCAGCATCTGCCAGCACCTGGACGGGGTGTTGTGCAACAGCGACTTGGAGTTCACGCAGATGTACCGCTCGTTTGTGGACGTGTACTGCCAGGTGGTGACGGAGCGGCTGCACAATGATGAGCTACTGATGAAGGGGTGCCTGGACATCTCGAAGACGGCGAACCTGGCCGGGAACCCCGGAGTGAGCTCTCTTATCTCGCGGGGGGTGGAGCTGACGCTTGCAAAGTTCCAGGAGGTGCAGCCGCGCTTCCAGGGCGAGAGTCTGCAGGTGGACCTGCACTCGAGCGAGAAGCGGCTGTCGCGCTCGCAGACGCACCTGACTGCCGCGGAGGAGTCGCGCGTATTGGGCGGATACCcggagcaggcgctgcagtCCTACTTCAGCACGACAGAGACAGACAAGTTGTCGATTGCGATACGGGCGCTCATCAAGCGTCTGCTCGAAGTGCCGAAcaaggagctgctgcagtacATTGCGAACACCATTCCTGTACAACTCCGGTACATCCTGGTCCTCGTCTTCACGCACGCGTTGAACCAGGAGGATGAACACGCAGTTGTTCTTCTCAAGCTAATGACGACTCTACTTGTTTCCGACGTCAGTATCATTGGCCTCAGCGTCCTGGACCTGTTGCGGAAAATCATCAATTTCCAGCTAGCCAGTGCAACATCCCCTCAGGTGACCGAGGCCTGCACAAACACGATATCCGCATTGAACCGCAAGACTTACTACAAGGACCAGCCTATCGACATGATCTCAGAACTTCTTCTCAAGCTGAAGGAGCATCCCGGTCAGCGGGAGAAGGATATCCTAATTTCAGACTTGCAGGCTGTGCTACAAACTGTCGGTCAGCCGTTTATGACCCTTGAGTTATTTCTGGAGCTGGCACCCTACGTACCGGACCGGTTAGAGCTCTTCAGCCTTGTCACTGACAAACTCCCTGGCGGATTTGTCATGAACAAGTTTTTCCTGTTCCTCGTAGCCCTGGAGTCGCCAGGCGAGCAGGAGAAGTTGCTTGATGATGCATTTGCGAAATACAAGAACTTCACGCTCTTGTCTGGCCTAATCTATTTCCTAGAGGAGGGAAACACGCCATCGAACTTGTACTACTGCTACCATACCAAAGCCGCGCGCTTCTTAGAATTTGATGACTACCATTCACAAGCCCAATACAAGCGACAGGAACGCGAAATCTTCACCCGCAACGACCTGGTTAATTACTACTCCGACCCAGGCTGTAATCGGTACGCCGAAAAGGGGCTTCGGATATTAATTTCTCAGAATACACGCGTTTCTACGACCGACCTAACGGAGACACCACCAGAAGGTGAGTTACAGATACCCGATATCCCATTGCCGCCAACACCGCCGACACCACAACAGCATCGGATGTTCTTGAATAGCGATGCTTCTGTTAAGTCCCTGGACAAGATGAAGTCACCGAAAGTTAGCGACCTAAaacgcgctgcgcgcggtATTCGCGTGGCGCCATCCCATAGCTCATTGCGCGCATCTCAGTCAGTAAAATCTCGTGTTACCAACATTACCTTTCTGTTGAACGAGCTGAATAACGAGAGCCAGGAAACAGGCATTTACGATCCTGAAGAGGAAGAGGTTGTGGGCCTGGAGAAAACGGACCTTGCTCGCTCTATCTCTGCAAAAGTCAGTCCCGCAATTGCCTACTCCTCCAAGCGCTTTGGTAACCTAACCTCGTCCCTCGATCTCGAGCTGCAGGAAGATGCTTTTCAAGACGCTTCTGGCGAAATCGAAGCGTCCAGTGCATTTCGCGGCAAATTGTTTTCATCCTGA